The following proteins are encoded in a genomic region of Zea mays cultivar B73 chromosome 9, Zm-B73-REFERENCE-NAM-5.0, whole genome shotgun sequence:
- the LOC103639205 gene encoding calmodulin-1, with amino-acid sequence MADQLTDDQIAEFKEAFSLFDKDGDGCITTKELGTVMRSLGQNPTEAELQDMINEVDADGNGTIDFPEFLNLMARKMKDTDSEEELKEAFRVFDKDQNGFISAAELRHVMTNLGEKLTDEEVDEMIREADVDGDGQINYEEFVKVMMAK; translated from the exons ATGGCGGACCAGCTCACTGACGACCAAATCGCCGAGTTCAAGGAGGCCTTCAGCCTCTTCGATAAGGACGGCGACG GTTGCATCACAACCAAGGAGCTTGGAACTGTCATGCGTTCActgggtcagaacccaacggaggCTGAACTCCAGGACATGATCAATGAGGTGGATGCCGACGGCAATGGCACGATCGACTTCCCCGAGTTCCTCAACCTCATGGCCCGCAAGATGAAGGACACCGACTCCGAGGAGGAGCTCAAGGAGGCGTTCAGGGTGTTCGACAAGGACCAGAACGGCTTCATCTCtgccgcggagctccgccacgTGATGACCAACCTAGGCGAGAAGCTGACCGACGAGGAGGTCGACGAGATGATCCGCGAGGCCGACGTTGATGGCGATGGCCAGATCAACTACGAGGAGTTCGTCAAGGTCATGATGGCCAAGTGA